The genomic segment tacatatattaattttattaattccaAAGTTATTCCACTATAAACTTGGAATTGCACTCTTGAAAAAATAGATATAAAATTACTCAACAAAAAATGAATAGTCCATTGATATAGTCACTACATGTGAATCAATCCTCCATAAATAGTTCATAATTAAAGTTAGGTAATTTCCGCTTAACCTCTTTAATTATATCTTTTTCCTTAAGTCCCATTGATTCTCTAATGAATAATATGTTTATGATCTAATCATAAATTGAGCGCTCTTATTATTCAAGTCCCGAATCAACACTTAAGAGAACCATTTATCTATCTTCTTTTACGAAGGAATGGATTTCCTCTTGTATATTAATATTCCCagctatttattttattgtatttccaatGTACCAAGAACTTTGACACTATATAATTTGTGTCATTACTCGATATGTCAAAAAACACAATATCATAAATAGGAGTTTATTAATTACTCAGAATTAAGATTGACTCATATATGACCATCATTGATTAATATTGAATTCTCAATGTGATCCGGAAATTTAtagagattcaaaattaatcatGCTCCAATCCTATATAATCAAATTATATAAAGCGTTTTCATAATAATCTCATTAACAATAATCCGGATAAGATCATTCTAAAATGAACCACGCTaacaattttaaattaaagatCCCAACTTTAATTTCTAATTGCGGACatatttagatcattatattttaaatattatcctCATGTATATAACACTTAtatacaaatatttaaaatcacaTAATAATAATCTTGGGATTCCAGATATTTATAAAGCATCAAATAACATGCATGCAAAaacaatattgaaatatttctcacattaataaaatcatttgttTTTGGGCACAaaacccaacaatctcccacttgcccttaAAGCAAATGAGACATGTTTTTGAATCCCATCCCTTCAAGATGTTGTTCAAAACTTCGAGCAGGCAATGTCTTAGTGAATGGATCAGCTACATTGTTCGCAGAAGCGATCTTTTGAACTGACACATCTCCTCTCTTGATAATGTCTCTTATCAAGTGAAATTTTCGCTCTATGTGCTTTCCTCTGCGGTGGTTTCTAGGTTCTTTGGCATTGGCCACCGCTCCACTATTATCACAATAGAGCTTGATTGGTTCATGCAGGTTTGGAACAACTTCCAGATCTCTCAAGAACTCACGAAGCCAAACTGCTTCTTTCGCCGCTTCACAAGCTGCTACATACTCTGCCTCCATAGTTGAATCAGCAACACAAGTTTGCTTAACACTCCTCCATATAATGGCACCATTTCCTAAAGTGAACACCGCACCGGAAGTAGACTTTCTAGAGTCCCTATCTGATTGGAAATCAGAATCTGTATATCCAATAGGAATCAAATCCCCAATAGAATATACTAGCATATAGTTTTTAGTCCTTCTCAGATATTTGAGTATATGCTTCACTGCAACCCAATGATCTAATCCTGGATTTGACTGATATCGGCTAACCACTCCCACTGCAAAGCATATTTCGGGTCTTGTACACAACATTGCATACATTAGACTACCAACTGCTGATGCATAGGGAACCCGTCTCATTGTCTCTTCTTCTTGCGGTGTTCTGGGACACTGCTCTTTTGAGAGATGAACTCCATGTCTAGAAGGCAAGTTTCCTTTCTTGGAGTTTTGCATCGCAAATCTGACAAGCACCTTGTCATTGTATGATGCTTGAGACAATGCCACAAGTTTATTTTTCCGATCTCGAATAATCTTAATTCCAAGAATGTAACTTGCTTCTCCCAAATCTTTCATTTGGAATTTGCTGGCTAGCCAATTCTTTATGCTAGATAAAAtttctacatcattcccaatgagcaaaatatcatctacataaagAACTAAGAAGACCACCTTTTGTCCTTCGATTTTCTTGTATACACAAGGTTCACCCATATTTTGATGAAAACCATAAGAGTTTATAGCTTCATCAAATTTTATGTTCCATGATCTAGAAGCTTGCTTAAGTCCATAAATGGATCTTTGCAGCTGGCAGACTTTCTGCTCTTGGCCTTTAACTACGAAACCTTCTGGTTGTATCATATAAATGGTTTCCTCAAGATGACCGTTTAAGAAAGCCGTCTTAAcgtccatttgccatatctcataatcATAATGAGCAGCAATGGACAAGAGAATCCGGATAGATTTTAGCATGGCAACTGGAGAGAAAGTATCCTCATAGTCTACTCCTTCTTTTTGGGTAAAACCCTTTGCCACTAATCTAGCCTTGAAAGTCTCGACTTTCCCATCGGGCCCTCTCTTTCTCTTGTAGATACATTTGCTACCAATAGGCTTAATACCTTCAGGTTGATCTACAAGTATCCAGACCGAATTCGAGTACATAGACTCCATTTCGAGTTTCATGGCTTCTTGCCATTTTTCTTGATCAACATCAACCATTGCCATCTTATATGTCAATGGATCATCGTCACCTCCATCAGTGACTGCAACTTGTGCTTCACCTAGTTCACGATAGCGAATAGGCAATCTTATTTCCCTTTCACTATGTCGTCGTGGAGGCGAGGGTGTTGGACCTTGAGTATTGGTCTCCATTCTTTCTTGTTCAACAACTTTTGTTGGTATGGGGCTAATCTCATCAGCCAACAACTCTTCCAGAACTACTTTACTTCTGGGTTTGAAATCTGCAATGTATTTATGCTCAAGAAAAGTAGCATTTGTCGATACAAACACTTTGTTTTCAGTAGCATTATAAAACAGACCTCCTCTTGTCCCCTTGGGATAGCCTACAAAAATACACACTTCTGAACGAGGTTCCAACTTTCCAGTCTTTCCCTTTAACACGTGTGCAGGACACCCCCACATGCGGATGTGTCTCAAACTAGGTTTGTGACCATTCCACAACTCTAGGGGAGTTTTAGGGATTGACTTAGATGAAACAATATTCAAAATGTATACTGCTGTATCCAGTGCATAACCCCAAAATGAGTTAGGCAGAGAAGAATAACTTAACATTGATCTCATCATGTCGAGCAAAGTTCGATTTCTTCTTTCGGCTACAccattttgttgtggtgttctAGGTGTTGTGAGCTGTGACAATATTCCATTTTCAATCAAGTGGTTCTTGAATTCATAATCCATGTATTCTCCTCCTCGATCTGATCGAAGAGTCTTGATTGATTTGCCAAgttgattttctacttcagcaCGGAATTgtttaaacttttcaaaagttTCGGACTTTCTTTGCATCAAATATGCATATCCATATCTTGAATAGTCATCAATGAAAGTGATGAAATATTCATAACCTCCTCTTGCTTTGACATTCAAAGGTCCACATACATCGGAATGTATAATATCTAGAGGTGTTTTAGCTCTTTTACCTTTTGCCAAAATTGacttttggtcatctttccttcaAGACAGGATTCACAGACTGGTAGAGTACTTAGTTTTAACTCTTTCAAAGGACCATCCTTTACTAGTCTTTCTATCCTTTCTACATTGATATGACCAAGCCTTAAATGCCACAAATATGTATAATTATTTTCATCAGAAATCTTTCTTCTCTTAGGGGTTGGTTCAGCGAATTTGAACATTTCAGTTTGAAGTAAATTATGTGAAATTGGCTTAATAAAAAATAGACCATTCTCAACATAACCAGAACAAATATTCATACCATTCTTATTAATTGAAACAGAGTCAATATCAAAAGAAACATAAATAAATTGTTCATGCAACTTCGAAACTGAAATCAAATTGCGTTGGAAACcaggaataaaataaacattgttcaaaatcaaatatttattattcTTAAATGACAGTCGCACTGTCCCAACTGCCGTCGCTGATAATCTTTCCCCATTGCCTACTCTCATCATGAAAGCTCCCTCATCAAGATCCCTGGACGACTCCAGCATCTGCAAAGAAACACAAACATGGTTAGATGCCCCTGAATCAATTATCCAGCTTGAGAAATCATTCTCAACAAAGCATGTTTCCATGACTAGTAAATCTAATTTACCTTGTTTCTTCTTTTGTTTCAGCTCATCAAGGTACTTCTTACAGTTCCTTTTCCAATGGCCATCCACGTTGCAATGGAAACATTTTCCTTTTGGTTTGGGTTCAGCACCCTTCCAATTCttcttttgaatctttttcTTGCCCTTAAACTTTCCcacatttttcttctttttattcTTAGAAGAAGAAGCTTTTCCCACAGCCACATTAGCTTCGGCAACATTTGCCTTGCCATTGTTATCATCTATCAGAGATTCATAACTTTGCAGCTCATTTAGGAGTTCTGTCATATTACATGCCCTATGATTCATAACATAGTTTGTCCTAAATTAGAGAAAAGCAGGAGAAAGTGTCTCTAGGATCATGCCAACTTGTGTTTTTTCATCAATGTTCGCACCATTGATATCAGCATCATTGAAATGATTAATCATTTTCAACACATGCTCACGAACTGAAGAACCGTTCTTCATCTTGCAATTCATAACTGCTTTCACAGCTTCATAGCGTGCTTGTTCAGATGGACGTCCAAACATTTGTTGTAGAGATTCCATAATCTCTTTAGCAGTCTCAAAGGCTTCATGCTTAGTTCTAAGCACTTCATTCATTGCTGCTAACAGGTAGCAACGTGCCTTGTTGTTTGCAACAATCCAATTGTTATATGCTTGTGACACAGTCCTTGAAGCATTAGCTGGAGGCACTGGAGGACAATCCTCCTTGAGGACAAAATGGTAACTTTCATTGATCAAGAGGATATTCATGTTGCTTTTCCATTTAGAAAAATTTCACCAGTCAAAACTTGCGATGCAAGAAGAAGTAGAATAGGATTTGACATATTTTCTGAAAAAAGTGAGAAATATTTTCAATGTGCAGTTGCATAAATatcacaaaaaaaatttaaagacaAAGTAATAGAATGCAGAAAAGCACATGATAATACACAAAACATGTTACTTGAGTCTTAAAGAATTATAATCACCACAATTAAATGCCGCCGTAGGGTAGGTCAAAAAATTGTTAATTATAATAAGACTTTCTCAATTAATAAATGCTATCTAAAATATCTCATATTTCTAGCATCTTttaatttcttataaattttaGTCAAAAAGATAATTAACTAATTTAATTACTTCTTTATGAATGTAACCCACCGTATCAGATTTTAAAACTTAATTTAGTAATTGCCACCGTAGGGTAGGTCAAAactaaaatacattttaaaatcTTATCTCATGGAAAACAACCTTGCTATTGTAATTAGTAGACACTCTCCGTAGGGAGGACATAATAAAAACGTCTCGAAGCGCTACAAAAAACTCACGGTGTTGTTCTAACGGTGGAGACCAAAGGTTAATATTGTCATATTACCCGCTCCCACTCATTATTTTACAAAAAtgtatttgatttataaaataactcttattttataataaatagtgaatttaaacattttaaatcagcaatattcaatttataaaataactcTTATTCTATAAAACTCTTGATCAATTTAAACATTTTAAATTATCAAGTCCTATAATTTTAAAcagtttaaaaattataaatatcgtGTGCATCACAAAATATACATCACAAGcagtacaaaaaaaaaaataaatatgcacACGCCGTGAACAATTTAAATTGTACATACAGTGAGCATTACAAAAGGGGCACCACAAGCCACAAGCAGTACaagaataatattaaaaaaaaaaaaaatcacatgtaCATGCCTTGAACACATCAAAACAAACATCAtggatataaaatatatcatgtACGTGACATAGGAAACCGAGATTGGAAAAGCAAATTGAGATGCATATTAAATATATCATGCACGTGACATAGGAACCGAGACAGGTAAAACAAATTCACAATTTGTTGTAGGATAACATCACAGATAATCATGAtcgaaatttaatatttaaattaaattttaaacattttaaaatataaatcaatgatGACAATTATTGaagtttaacaattaaattcataatattcattGATTAGTCCATACATCAACATGAATGTAACAATCAGATagaatgaagaagaaaaaaaaatcatgctGATTACTGGAAAATATATTACGAAGCAGTACACTATCTAATCATAGACCAACCAAGGTAAAAGGGCATGAAAGTATCCGAAACATAGAGAAAACAAATctctataaaaaattaaattagtaTAGAGTATtgaccgctctgataccaattgttggttTCTCAAaccgtatttttttaaaaaaatatatttgcgGAAGCTTGGCATAGATCGAATCGTATTAAACAACATTAATCACCAAATGTTGAACGATCAATAtctatattaatttaataaataatcaacaagatatataatataccTTTGTCGAATGAGATTGGAATACTGAGAGCTATGACACCGTAGTTCTTCCACGCCTACTCTCTCGAACCAACAAACTGACGTGTGGGCGTCACCAAAAACTTTTTAGTATATTTCTGTATTGCTCCCTTTTTCTGTGTCTTACGTACACTGAAATATATCTCTATTTATAAATCTCAACTATTGAGAAAAATCAAGAAATATATTATTGTGTATAATATCTCTCAATTTGTTAAGATTTATCATcccaaaaaatcatatattctaTATAAGATATTAAAAACAACTTTTTGTTTAAATTGATATCACTTCCCTCAAAAGAGGGAAGTCTTTACGTGATTGAGTGGAGGAGATCATATCTCCTCCACTacaaaatcttttattttattatatctaAATATAACATTCcatattcatatatatatatatatatatatatatatatatatatatatatatatatatatatatcacgagAAGAAGATCTCATCTTAAcaaattttttcaaatatttatctaATAAATATCTCAATGagaaaataaatgatattagTAATTCAAAATTACATATTTGGAATGTATATCTTTTGTGATCTCTATCACAAATTATTGTTTGacaattaattcaaaattaattGATTGAGATGAGAACAAATTGAAGTTGAGCAATGacttaaaattcaaaaattttaagtaataaatcaattatttatcaTAAGTGTTCGAAGTAAATCGGAGATGGCATGAGGATCTATGGACCTATAATTTCAAgctccaataaaattaataataaattaaactctttaatttacatatattaattttattaattccaAAGTTATTCCACTATAAACTTGGAATTGCACTGTTGAAAAAATAGATATAAAATTACTCAACAAAAAATGAATAGTCCATTGATATAGTCACTACATGTGAATCAATCCTCCATAAATAGTTCATAATTAAAGTTAGGTAATTTTCGCTTAACCTCTTTAATTATATCTTTTTCCTTAAGTCCCATTGATTCTCTAATGAATAATATGTTTATGATCTAATCATAAATTGAGCGCTCTTATTATTCAAGTCCCGAATCAACACTTAAGAGAACCATTTATCTATCTTCTTTTACGAAGGAATGGATTTCCTCTTGTATATTAATATTCCCagctatttattttattgtattttcaATGTACCAAGAGCTTTGACACTATATAATTTGTGTCATTACTCGATATGTCAAAAAGCACAATATTATAAATAGGAGTTTATTAATTACTCAGAATTAAGATTGACTCATATATGACCATCATTGATTAATATTGAATTCTCAATGTGATCCGGAAATTTAtagagattcaaaattaatcatGCTCCAATCCTATATAATCAAATTATATAAAGCGTTTTCATAATAATCTCATTAACAATAATCCGGATAAGATCATTCTAAAATGAACCACGCTaacaattttaaattaaagatCCCAACTTTAATTTCTAATTGCGGACATATTtagataattatattttaaatattatcctCATGTATATAACACTTAtatacaaatatttaaaatcacaTAATAATAATCTTGGGATTCCAGATATTTATAAAGCATCAAATAACATGCATGCAAAaacaatattgaaatatttctcacattaataaaatcatttgttTTTGGGCACAAAACCCAACATATTTTTCAGCCGAAGATTTTTTCATTGTTATTGGATTTTAAGTGCCAAATTTATGTTTACATTTTAATCTACCTGATCTTCATAACTGATCTGGAAGCTGTTTTATGTTGGAGTTCTATACAGGGTCTGATTTGATAGAGATTATTATAGTAGTTGGTCTATATAATTCATATCACCTTACcttttatatgatttttcaAATTAGGATTTAGTTTTATACTGTTTGATTTGGCCTTCGAATCACTCGTACATGCTTGTTGTTCACTTGGTTAGAATCCTGCTAAACCTTCTGGAGCTGGATGTCGAGGTGTAATTTATGTTCTCCCAAGCAAGCCTTTTTCCTTTGGTGTCATAAATGCTGGAGGTACGTAGaatcatattaaaaaatgaaattCATTTCATAGTTTTGAATGAGCTCAATGTATGTATGTACACAATTTGGATTCCAGTTGGATTTCTGGGTTTGTGGTTTTACAGTgcaaatgaaaattaattttgagttgAGGTTTCAAGTACTTTTTATTTTCTGAGGTCActgaatttgattttgttttcattttttcaCAGGGATAGATTTTCTCTCTGGGTGCTTGTTGCCAATGCATATGTTGCGGGGTACACGACCATGTGTTAGGTCAATTTCCTGGTCTCCTGCAGGTCTTGCTAGCAATGCTGGGTACTGATACCATTACCCCTGATCGAAGTTTTTGTTTGAGTATGCAACGCAAGTTGCCTCCCTGAATTAATTCTATATTTTGCTATGAATCGTGCAGTTGTTTCCCTTCTGTGATTTTTTGGCTGAATGGATTGAGGTATTaagtattttataaatgaagctTTCAGGAAGTAGTGGTGGCAGGACCAGAATTATGGTTCAAGCTTGCTGTCTCTTCACTTTAATAATCTTCCTGAACCAAAAAAATGGTGAAAATTTGGAGACTTTGTTTATGTTTGGAGAGGCAATACCTAATCaacatttttttcaaaaagaatTTCATAGCCCTTCAAGTTTGTTGTATTTACGGTTTTGTTGCTTATGCATAATAAATATCATGAATTTGGAATCTAGTATGTTATCTgtgattcctaaatttaatgttTGTTTTTCACACATTTGCTAAAGTCATAATCTGAAATTTTCTAGGTTATGGACATATCAGAGATGATGTATGCTTATCTTTCCAAGATCAATTTCAGAGAGTCTCGAATTATATCTTCAGAAAGTTTAGATGTGAGTTGGTTCTATCTTTCAACTTTTTGCTGATCAGCATTTCTTGCATATCCCCATATACTTTTCTAGATGAAATATTCTTGATGACATAACAATTAATGATATGAATTCCAACTATTATTGGGTTTTTTTCTTTATACAGGTGATAGAGAGTCGAGATAATGCAGAATCTGAAAGCTCTAATGAGCCACCTGTATCTAGTttaagaaaggaaaaaaaacgAAGGAGACAGAATGAAACTAATGTACTGCACGCTGCATTCACTATATGATTtagttttatcattttattcCATGACATGAACCTCCATACTTACTAAATCAGCTTCAATGCAGCTACATGATCTGCTTTCAATTTGAAAAGTTGTGCATTTGATATATGCCATTAAATTGCATGTGTTGCTATTTTTATTAGGTTGCTGCAAAAAAACTTGACAATGTCAAAGAAAACAATACATGGCAAATTATTCCCATATCAGTTTCTGAAGGGACACCTCTGAAGATCAAAGAATGCAATGTTCAACTAATAACGGCACAACAATATGCATCTCGCAATGCAATGCTGACACCCCTTATTGTGGCTTGGTCACCAATTCTgaggacatctgaagattgggtTTCTGTTCCTCATAACTCCTCGAGCTGCTGCTCTATTCTTGCTATTGGATTGAAATGCGGTCTAATTTCATTTTGGAGAATTGATGCACCAGAGATTATTCCATTTTTACCCCTGAACTCTCATGTAAAGCATCAAATGGTGGCTTTCTCAAGGCACATGATACATGCATCACATCTATTTGCTGGGCTTTATATGGCTCTGAAATTTCAAAACCTCAACTTGTTTTAGCGACGGGAAGTTCTAATGGAGGTGAGTAACTAATTAACCTTTTTCTGTTTTCGAAGCCAAAAGTCTAGCACATTTGCTTGACAGGGGTTAGAACTACTGAATTATACACACACATGCATATGAGGTTTaccttttatttaattataacatTTAATTTTGTGACTTTCCTCTTCTTTTTGTTTATAGAGTGAAGATTTGGCAGGTGAATATTAAGGAACTGCTGAAGTCATCTGAAACTGTTCATGCTTCATTTTCTTTGCTGAGGGAGGTCAGCATATCCTGCTAAAAGTCTGCTACTTATCCTTTCAAAATTTAGACCAGCTACTTTGATTATATCTTATTTTGGAACTTGTGATTGCTTGTGTAATTAGGTTATTACTGTTGATTCAGCACCTGTCTCCATACTGTCATTTACTGATCCCCTGCAAACACCACTAAATTTGTTCCTGGCTATTGGTAAAGGATCCGGATCATTTGAAGTGTGGACCATGAATATGCCCATCcatgaatttgaaataattgGCTGTTATAGTGCGCATGACCACATTGTAAGTTCTCAACACCTTTTTTGGCATATGGAATGGCATATGATTTatcttttaaaataacattcagGTTACTGGTttagcttgggcttttgatggaCTCTGCTTGTACAGCTGCAGCCAGGTAAAATATTGAAGGAAGTGTTTTATTGACAtaaatatgaattttaatattaagAGAGTGTTAGTTCAAcagatattaaaaattaaaaaatccatGTTAATTGCTTTTGTTATCAAGTAATGCCCCAAGTAGAAAGCCTTGAGGTTGAAAAGACTGGTAGCCCGCCAGATTATTTGATCAtttcatgtattacaggacaACTCTATGAAAGCGTGGAACTTAGTTGGGAAATCACTCAGAGAAATACACATTCCTTCAATTACTCCTGGTTTGAATAGCTCCTCGGATGTATGCACTAATTTTTCATGTTTACTTCTTTTTTAAATTTGCATCTTTGTTTCCAATAGACTCTAGATTTTTTCTGCAGGTTCCATATGTATATGATTCTTGCTTTGGTCTGGCAGTATCTCATGGGAGCTTGGCAATTGCTGTGGTATCATATTCCAGCCCTCCATTCTCTTATAGTTGGATTTTCCATGAACTTATCTTGAATATTGTACTGGTTTTTCTCTCTTATCAAATTTTAAgtcaaaataataaattcactCGATGTAGCGAttcaagatttgaagaaaaaccTGAATTCTATTCATAGAATTTTGAGAAAACTCTTAGATAACACACCAtccaaaaaaatgattttttactTCTCTCATATTATGTTTCAGATGAGATTGGTCGATATCTTGTTTCTTGCcctttacaaaaataaataaaatttactgAAAATAGAAATAAAGAGAAAAATAGAAAGATCGAAATTTCATCTCTTCGGAACAGAagtgtagcgcccttacccgagccactactaaacatactaataaacatgcaacattaaacttaataacaacaattaaacagcggaaaccaaatatttaatcatcttacaacccaaacgaaaacaaCACAATAAcgacagtcttaaacattaatacgaccataacaaatacaaaacataaccctgaacgagaaaacgataaaccacagaaaacctccactggatcaccactgaaaacccaactgctctagccactgccttggtcgtccgaaccgtccaacctaagacctgccccgtggaatgaggtgcccaagatgaaaacaaggacgtgagcgacaatcgcccaatacgagaatgtacgagtatacaaactgatatgatgcatgcaaaatgcaatatgctcggacatcaaggatcaagtcaagaatctcatgctcagtctagaggcgcctgagtgtgtagtctctgatctgccctaggcatgttttggctcccacactcatcatcaagacgtggacctgcaatgtccaggtcatcagagcccacgggtcccgtcggacactgtagctc from the Primulina eburnea isolate SZY01 chromosome 3, ASM2296580v1, whole genome shotgun sequence genome contains:
- the LOC140828493 gene encoding uncharacterized protein encodes the protein MNHRACNMTELLNELQSYESLIDDNNGKANVAEANVAVGKASSSKNKKKKNVGKFKGKKKIQKKNWKGAEPKPKGKCFHCNVDGHWKRNCKKYLDELKQKKKQDAGVVQGS
- the LOC140827354 gene encoding uncharacterized protein, which codes for MDISEMMYAYLSKINFRESRIISSESLDVIESRDNAESESSNEPPVSSLRKEKKRRRQNETNVAAKKLDNVKENNTWQIIPISVSEGTPLKIKECNVQLITAQQYASRNAMLTPLIVAWSPILRTSEDWVSVPHNSSSCCSILAIGLKCGLISFWRIDAPEIIPFLPLNSHVKHQMVAFSRVKIWQVNIKELLKSSETVHASFSLLREVITVDSAPVSILSFTDPLQTPLNLFLAIGKGSGSFEVWTMNMPIHEFEIIGCYSAHDHIVTGLAWAFDGLCLYSCSQDNSMKAWNLVGKSLREIHIPSITPGLNSSSDYLMGAWQLLWYHIPALHSLIVGFSMNLS